A region of Malaciobacter marinus DNA encodes the following proteins:
- a CDS encoding phosphoglycerate kinase, with protein sequence MNLQEIKNINISGKKVFIRCDFNVPTDEYNNITDDRRIRSALNTIRYCIDNDCSVILASHFGRPKDGFEEKYSLKPIAKRLHTLLKQDIKMAQDVIGEETLKMASELKSGEILLLENMRFEAGETKNDEHLSKTLASMADIYINDAFGVSHRAHASVEGISKYFDINHKAAGFLLAKEIRFFYHIVNEPKRPFVSIVGGSKVSGKLEALYNLVPKVDKIIIGGGMAFTFLKALGYEVGNSLVEDDLIPEAAKIMEQAKDLGVKFYLPVDVVIAETFDEESFAKATTVQEIPKNWMGLDIGPATALLFSQAIEDAHTILWNGPMGVYEMDKFAKGSAKISHAVASSYATTVVGGGDTADLVRVTGDEDDMTFISTGGGASLELIEGKILPGVKALVIEG encoded by the coding sequence ATGAATTTACAAGAGATTAAAAATATAAATATTTCAGGAAAGAAAGTATTTATTAGATGCGATTTTAATGTACCAACTGATGAATACAATAATATTACAGATGATAGAAGAATTCGAAGTGCTTTAAATACAATAAGGTATTGTATTGATAATGATTGTTCTGTTATCTTAGCTTCACATTTTGGCAGACCTAAAGATGGATTTGAAGAAAAATATTCTTTAAAACCAATAGCTAAAAGATTACATACCTTATTAAAACAAGATATTAAAATGGCGCAAGATGTAATAGGTGAAGAGACTTTAAAAATGGCTAGTGAGCTAAAAAGTGGTGAAATTTTATTACTTGAAAATATGAGATTTGAAGCTGGTGAAACAAAAAATGATGAACATTTAAGTAAAACATTAGCTTCAATGGCAGATATTTATATAAATGATGCTTTTGGGGTTTCTCATAGAGCTCATGCCTCTGTTGAGGGGATATCAAAATATTTTGATATAAATCATAAAGCAGCAGGTTTTTTACTTGCAAAAGAGATTAGATTTTTTTATCACATAGTAAATGAACCTAAAAGACCTTTCGTTTCAATAGTTGGTGGTTCTAAAGTTTCAGGAAAACTAGAAGCACTTTATAATCTTGTACCTAAAGTTGATAAGATTATTATTGGTGGAGGAATGGCATTTACATTTTTAAAAGCCTTAGGTTATGAAGTTGGAAACTCTTTAGTTGAAGACGATTTAATTCCAGAAGCTGCTAAAATAATGGAACAAGCAAAAGATTTAGGAGTTAAATTCTATCTTCCTGTTGATGTTGTTATTGCAGAAACTTTTGATGAAGAATCTTTTGCTAAAGCAACAACAGTTCAAGAAATACCTAAAAATTGGATGGGACTTGACATAGGACCAGCAACTGCACTATTATTTTCACAAGCAATTGAAGATGCACATACAATTTTATGGAATGGTCCAATGGGTGTTTATGAAATGGATAAATTTGCAAAAGGTAGTGCAAAAATTTCTCACGCAGTAGCAAGTTCATATGCAACAACTGTAGTTGGTGGTGGAGATACTGCTGATTTAGTTAGAGTTACAGGTGATGAAGATGATATGACATTTATAAGTACAGGTGGTGGTGCATCTTTAGAATTAATTGAAGGAAAAATTCTTCCAGGTGTTAAAGCACTGGTAATTGAAGGTTAA